The Spiroplasma apis B31 genomic sequence TCCTAATGATAATTTTTTATCTTCGGAAGCTTTTTTAATCAATTTTTTAGCATTTTCTTTGCTTCTGAAATCTTCTTCACCCAAAGTGTCTTTTATAAATTTCTTGTTAGCATAAATGTAAGATCTATAATAACTCACTTTTTCATCTTTGTTATATAATTTCTCAGTTAATTTTTCTTTATTAAAAGAATCTTCGTCCTTTAATATATTTTCAATTATTTGATCATAATTTTTTGATAGTTTTGCTAAGTTGTCTCCATTTGATTCTGCTTTTGCCTTTGCATCATCAAATTTCCCGTTTGTTTTGAATTCTTCGAAGTTACTTTCTGCTGCAAGAGACTCTCTAGAAGAAACTAATAAGATACCAGCTTTTGAGTAGGTACCATCTTCCTTTATATCACCACGATAGCTTTCATAAGTGTTTATTGGTAAAAATGCCAAGTCTGATTTACCTTTTTTCATTGAATCCCCGGCTGCTTCGTAATTTGTTGCTGCAGTTATTTCAACATTTTTATTAAATGATGAATCTTTTTCTTTTAACTTATTTTTAAGTTTTTCCTCCAAAGGTTTAACGGTTTTTAAAATATCTGTAGCATTTCTTGATGGAACAAAAGCGATTCTAAGTGTGTTGCTTTTTCCACCACAAGATACTATTGTTGATACTGGAGTAGTAAGTATTGAGAAACTTCCTACTAAAAATAATAATTTTTTCATTTACCCTCCATATGCTTAGACTTATTATTTTATCTAAAACATTGTAATTTTGATATTGTAATTAATAGAGACACTTAATTTTAAATTGTCAATAATAGTTATATTAGTATCGGATTGGTCCGATGTAGAAACGTCCACCCAATATGTGAACTTATAAGAGTAACTATTAACTACACTATTATTATCATTGAAAATTTTAAAAAATCTTTTTTATTATTAAGTTTTTTTTGAATATTATTAACCTTTCAGAAAGTTAAATTTTAACTAATATCGGGCGGAGATAACTTAATTCCTTAATAAAGTATTTTTGATGTATAATTCTTGTGTAGAGATTTTATTTAGGTTTCTTAAGTCCTAAATAAAAAAACATATTTTTAAAAAGGAGTAACTAATGAAAATTACATTATTGGACGGACAAGTAAAGAGTTACAGTGAACCAAAAACAGTTTTAGAAATTGCTAATGACATAGCTATTAGTTTAGGAAAAAAATGTCTAGGAGCACTAATTAATGACAAAGAAGTTGTTCCAGCACAAGCGAAAATAAAAAGAGATTGTAAGCTAGAAATAATAACTGAGAGACACGAACTATTTGAACAAGTGGTAAACTACACAGCAAAACTAGCTACAAGTCTAGCTCTGAAGTTTTGCTTCCCAAAAGGTAGTGCAGTTCCACAAGATGAAAAGTCTTCTGAGTATGAGTTTTATGCATTCTTTGATTACCAAGAAGGACTTAAATTAGAAGACCTGAAAAGAGTAGAAGACAAAGTAAATGAAATAATAAAAGATTCACCTGAAATAATATTTGGAAAATATACTAAAGATGAATACATTAATATTTTGAGAAACATGGGTGTGAAGGAAGACTACATTCAAGCTACAATCGAAGAAGACAAAAAGAAATATATCGATTTTGCAATTGGTGAACTTTACAATGTTCCATTTTTATCAAGATTTGCAACTCTTACAAACGTAGGTCAATTATTTAAAGTAAGTTTGACTAATTTAACTGGTTCTTACTTTCAAGGTAATTCTAATAATCAAATGATATATAAAATTCACGGAGTTACTGCCGTTAATGAAACAGAATTTAATAGAAAAATCAATGCTTTGGAAGAAATCAAAACCAGAGACCACAAATATATTGCTAAAAATTTGGAAATATACAATTTGGATCCTATAATCGGACAAGGACTGCCGATTTGACTTCCAAATGGAACAGTTTTAAAACAAGAGATTAAAAAATTCTTAATGGAAAAAGAATTTGAATATGATTTTATTCAAATTGAAACACCTGTGATTGGTACTAGTGATTTGTATAAAAAATCAGGTCATTGAGATCATTATCGAAATGATATGTTTGCTCCAATGCAGTTACCTAAAGAAGAAATGGTTTTGAAACCAATGAGTTGTCCACATCATATTAGTGTCTACAATTATAAACAAAGAAGTTATCGTGACTTACCTTTAAGATTTGCCGAACATGCTTTACAACATCGATATGAATCATCTGGAAGTTTAACTGGATTGGAAAGAGTAAGAGCAATGGAATTAACTGATTCACACATATTTGCTCGTCCAGATCAAGTTAAAGATGAGTTCGTAAGATGTTTTAATTTGATTCAAGAAGTGTTGGCAACTTTTGATATAAAAGTTGATTACTTATCTTTATCTTTAAGAGATCCAAAAGATAAAGAAAAGTATTTTAATGATGACAAAATGTGAAATGAAGCTGAATCTCAATTAGAAGATGTTCTAAAGGAATTAAAATTAGATTATAAAAAGATGATAGGTGAAGCGGCCTTTTATGGTCCTAAACTTGATATTCAAGCTAGAACGGCTCTTGGTCATGAAATAACTGTATCAACTATTCAATTAGACTTTTTATTACCTCAAAAGTTTGACTTGTCTTATGTTGGGTTTAAGGGTGACTTATTAAGACCTATAATGATTCATAGGGGTTTAATAGGAACTTATGAAAGATTTATTTCGGTATTATTAGAGCAAACAATGGGAGTATTACCATTGTGATGTTCACCTGTTCAAGTAGAAATAATACCTGTATTGGCAACAAAAAATTCAAATTATGCAGAAAAGGTTAGAGATAAACTGAAGAACAATTTGATTAGAACGCACATAGACAACAGAGATGAAAGATTAAGTTATAAAATAAGAGATGCACAAATTAAAAAAATACCATACCAATTAGTGTTAGGTGATAATGAAGAAAAAGATAATACAGTTACATACCGTGAATATAGTAGTAGTGAACAAATAACTATACAATTAGAAGAGTTCATTAATTTATTAAATTCAAAAATCAAAGATAAGACATATGGTTAGTAAGGAAAGTATGGATACAAAAGAAAAAAAGATAAGAGCTGAAATAGAAGAGTTGAAAAAACTCGATTATAGTCTTTTAGATGAAACAGAGAGTTTTATGCTTAATGGATTATTAAACGGCTTTATATCTTCGATTAATAAAATCCGTGTAACGTTTTACAAACAAGTCTTGTTGGGAATCTTGAGCGGTATTATTCTTGGTTGTGGTTATACAGCATGTATTATTGCAAGTAATTCTTTACCTCAATTTTTAAAAGAGTCTGGTCTAGGAAATATATTAATGGGACTTATTTTTCCAGGGTGCATAATATTGATAACATTCTTGGGCGGTGGTTTATTTACTTCACACGTTGTAGCTACAATACCATGACTAAAGAAGGCGGTAACAACAAAAGAATATTTAAATGGTATTTTTGGAGTACTAATAGGAAACCTACTAGGTACATTGATTTTCGTTATTGTTTTCTTAGTTGGTGGAGGTCTGCTCCTAAAAATCGGGTCGAATAGTAGTTCTGTATCCTTTATGGATGCTGCTTATGAAAGTGGTATAAAAAAGTTATACGAATTGAGCTCATTTGTAAAATCAAACTCAAATAACTACACAAGTAAGATGATTTTCTTAAGTGTCCTTTACTCATTTGGTGGAGCAATCCTTTGTAACATAATGGTTTCTTCAACATTACAATTAACTAACTCAACTAAAAATCACGCTGCAGTATTCTTACTTATGATATTTCCAATTTTCTTTTTTGTTATTTCTGGATATCAACATGGTCCGGCCAACACTTTTTTCTTTTGGATAATAATTGCACGCAATATTTTCAATCCAGAAAACTCTCATGGAACAGAAATAATTTTATTTCTTTTTGTAAGTTTGATCCCCACATTATTTGGAAATTGGGTTGGGGGTTCATTTGTAATACCGGGTATTCTAAGTTTAGTTAATAAAAAATATACAAACTTATTGTTTAAAAAAGAAAGAATCACATTATTGAAAAATAAATTATCAAATAACAAAAACAACAAGCATTCAATCAACTAGTTTTAACTAGTTTTTTTATTAATAAATTATGATTGATATTTCAAAATACTTTAATAGAGGTGAAAGGAATAAAGTTTCTATATTCTTTTGTAATATTTTTTTAAGATATTTTGTGAATATATTTAATTCGATGATTTATCAATTCTCATTACTACTACTTAATTTTAAGAAAGTAATTATTCAAAATATATTTAATATATAATAAAAAAAGAATTAATGCATTTGGGTTCAAAATGATAAGTTTATATAAACACGAGAGTTTTATATAGGAGTACAGTTAACAAATTTACTTATATGTGTTAAATTAAAATAATATTAAATTAATATATCAATATTCAATAATTATAGAATGCGAGAGCCAAAATATGTCTAATAAAAAAGACTCTTTACCATTTACGGAGAAAAGAAAACAAAAAAAGAAAATTAAAATGCCTACATCATTCACTATAATTTTTATGGTTTTAGTAGCACTTATGCTCATATCTTGAATATTACATTATAGTGGGGTTACAACAACAGTAGAAAACTCTAGTGAACCTAGCCAAAAGGTAAGAATAGCTGCAATTGGTATTGTAGATCTTTTTGTTTCTATATTCGAAGGTTTCAAAGATAAAATCAGTATCATTGTTTTTATATTTTCAATTGGAGCTTTTATCTATGTCGTTATGAAGTCTAAATCATTAGATGCATTAACACAAACTATAGCTTGAAAATTTAAGAATAAAATAATATGAGCTATACCTATTATTGTTACTTTTTTAAGTTTCTTGGGTTCAACTTATGGATTAGCAGAGGAAGCGATTGGGTTTCACATGGTAATTATTCCTTTGATGCTTGCTGCGGGATTTGATAAATTTACAGCTATAAATACAGTATTACTTGGTGGAGGGATTGGACCGATGCTTGCAACATTTGATCCATTCCTGATTTTTGCAGCTGTTGATGCTTCTAACGGAAATGGACCAGAAATAGTTTCGCAAACGGATGGTTTAATTTTTAGATTATTAGCTTTTGTTATTGTTACAGCCTTTACTTGCTCATATATTATGATTTATGCTAACAAAGTTCATAAGGACCCAACCAAGTCATATACATTTTCAACTTTGGAAGAAGACAAAGTATTCTATTTGAGCGAGCAAACCGAACCAGTGAAATTAACAAAAAAAAGAATATGAATAAATATCATATTTTTACTAACTTTTTTCATAATGATATCTTATTTATTTGCTTGGGATAAAATTCTAGGTTATCCAAAAGATACCGGACCTTTAAAAGACTTTGGAGATTGAATAAATAATAACATGCCATTTTTAGCTAGTTTTGTACCCGGTCTTGGAGTTGGAGATATGGAACATGTAGCAGCTTTTTTCTTAATATCATCTTTAATTATCTCTTTTCTAATATGAGAAGATGAAGAAACAATGGTAAAAGATTTATTGAATGGTGTAAAGGATATGGTTGGTGTAGCATTTATTATTGGAGTAGCAGGAGCTATAACAGTTTTACTTAAAAAATCTTATATGAGTAATTTGTTGAGCGATGGTATTAATTTAGTAGGTGTGAATATTAATCCCTTTGTATTTATAATCATAACATTCTTATTATTTCTGCCTATATCATTGGCAATACCTTCCACAACGGCATTCGCAACAGCTATTTTCCCAAATTGGGGGAAATTAGCTTCTAAAGTTACTACAGGAACAGGTGTTTCTATGGTGAGTGGTAGCATAACTGCATTTGCGTTCGCAAATGGATTTTGTAATATGATTTCTCCTGCTTCAGGAATCGTTGTTGGTGCAGCACAAGTGGGTAGAATGGACTATGCATCTCTTGTCAAAGGTAATCTTAAATTCTATGCAATTTTATTTATTCTATTATTTATCTTGCTTTTGATAGGAACATCATTCAATTATATTAACGAAACCGTATTTTTTTAAAACTTGTAAAAGTTTTTTTTATTTTCCAAAAACTGATAAATAATTAATAAATTGATATATAAAAATTGATAATAATTATAAATTAAGCAACAATGAGTGGTTTTAGAAATTAATCTAACATTGATTCTTACTATACAACTTGTTTCTTGAATAATTCATATTATTTGTTATATTATTATAAAAAGAGGTTAATTATGAAGAAGTTATATATTATATTTTCAACATTATTTTTATCAACCCCAATTATCATTTCTTCTGCGAACTCAGTTTCTTGCGCAGAGACTTATTCTTCCAAAATTAAAGAAATTTTGGAGTTGGATAGAGAAAATATAACTAAAAAAAACGAATACAAGATAGAATATGATTTTGAAAATAAATTTGATCTATCTAAGGATACCAATTTTACTTCAAATGAAATTGTAGATATTGTTCGTAAATCCTTAATTTTATTCAAAGAATACAAAGTATTCTGAAATAC encodes the following:
- a CDS encoding PhnD/SsuA/transferrin family substrate-binding protein; its protein translation is MKKLLFLVGSFSILTTPVSTIVSCGGKSNTLRIAFVPSRNATDILKTVKPLEEKLKNKLKEKDSSFNKNVEITAATNYEAAGDSMKKGKSDLAFLPINTYESYRGDIKEDGTYSKAGILLVSSRESLAAESNFEEFKTNGKFDDAKAKAESNGDNLAKLSKNYDQIIENILKDEDSFNKEKLTEKLYNKDEKVSYYRSYIYANKKFIKDTLGEEDFRSKENAKKLIKKASEDKKLSLGGSPTSSASVLYPLLWMKEHLGLDNNELKNIYENKYKQASYTDAAEKVSNGTVELAVGYADIRYDINDPTKMKDAYKNTQTIGASRGIPNDGIMYSRETVDETLANNLRESFLELVADKANSEIFDIYSHKGYVGVGSKTSIEYEKEQDQIITDNLKSISIIQDLLKEITS
- the thrS gene encoding threonine--tRNA ligase; the protein is MKITLLDGQVKSYSEPKTVLEIANDIAISLGKKCLGALINDKEVVPAQAKIKRDCKLEIITERHELFEQVVNYTAKLATSLALKFCFPKGSAVPQDEKSSEYEFYAFFDYQEGLKLEDLKRVEDKVNEIIKDSPEIIFGKYTKDEYINILRNMGVKEDYIQATIEEDKKKYIDFAIGELYNVPFLSRFATLTNVGQLFKVSLTNLTGSYFQGNSNNQMIYKIHGVTAVNETEFNRKINALEEIKTRDHKYIAKNLEIYNLDPIIGQGLPIWLPNGTVLKQEIKKFLMEKEFEYDFIQIETPVIGTSDLYKKSGHWDHYRNDMFAPMQLPKEEMVLKPMSCPHHISVYNYKQRSYRDLPLRFAEHALQHRYESSGSLTGLERVRAMELTDSHIFARPDQVKDEFVRCFNLIQEVLATFDIKVDYLSLSLRDPKDKEKYFNDDKMWNEAESQLEDVLKELKLDYKKMIGEAAFYGPKLDIQARTALGHEITVSTIQLDFLLPQKFDLSYVGFKGDLLRPIMIHRGLIGTYERFISVLLEQTMGVLPLWCSPVQVEIIPVLATKNSNYAEKVRDKLKNNLIRTHIDNRDERLSYKIRDAQIKKIPYQLVLGDNEEKDNTVTYREYSSSEQITIQLEEFINLLNSKIKDKTYG
- a CDS encoding formate/nitrite transporter family protein; this encodes MVSKESMDTKEKKIRAEIEELKKLDYSLLDETESFMLNGLLNGFISSINKIRVTFYKQVLLGILSGIILGCGYTACIIASNSLPQFLKESGLGNILMGLIFPGCIILITFLGGGLFTSHVVATIPWLKKAVTTKEYLNGIFGVLIGNLLGTLIFVIVFLVGGGLLLKIGSNSSSVSFMDAAYESGIKKLYELSSFVKSNSNNYTSKMIFLSVLYSFGGAILCNIMVSSTLQLTNSTKNHAAVFLLMIFPIFFFVISGYQHGPANTFFFWIIIARNIFNPENSHGTEIILFLFVSLIPTLFGNWVGGSFVIPGILSLVNKKYTNLLFKKERITLLKNKLSNNKNNKHSIN
- a CDS encoding arginine:ornithine antiporter: MSNKKDSLPFTEKRKQKKKIKMPTSFTIIFMVLVALMLISWILHYSGVTTTVENSSEPSQKVRIAAIGIVDLFVSIFEGFKDKISIIVFIFSIGAFIYVVMKSKSLDALTQTIAWKFKNKIIWAIPIIVTFLSFLGSTYGLAEEAIGFHMVIIPLMLAAGFDKFTAINTVLLGGGIGPMLATFDPFLIFAAVDASNGNGPEIVSQTDGLIFRLLAFVIVTAFTCSYIMIYANKVHKDPTKSYTFSTLEEDKVFYLSEQTEPVKLTKKRIWINIIFLLTFFIMISYLFAWDKILGYPKDTGPLKDFGDWINNNMPFLASFVPGLGVGDMEHVAAFFLISSLIISFLIWEDEETMVKDLLNGVKDMVGVAFIIGVAGAITVLLKKSYMSNLLSDGINLVGVNINPFVFIIITFLLFLPISLAIPSTTAFATAIFPNWGKLASKVTTGTGVSMVSGSITAFAFANGFCNMISPASGIVVGAAQVGRMDYASLVKGNLKFYAILFILLFILLLIGTSFNYINETVFF